The sequence below is a genomic window from Deltaproteobacteria bacterium.
ATAGATTGTACCGTCTGTCCCGATTGCAGGCGATGTCTGTATGGCAGTGCTGTTGGGAGTCGGGTATGACCATTTCAGCGTGCCATTCGGATTGATTGCATAAAGACTGTAATCAGTCGATCCGGCATAGATCGTTCCGTCTGTCCCGATTGCAGGCGAGGATTCGACGTCATCCCCGGTTGGGTATGTCCATTTTACCGTGCCGTCCGGATTGATCGCGTGAATGTAGTTGTCGTCCGAGCCGACATAGATCGTACCATCCGCGCCTATTGCCGGTGAGGAGTACACACCGTTGCCTGTGGTGTATGACCATTTCAACGCCCCTGTCGTTAAACCGGTATCGACGGAGCTTAGCCCTGTCGATTGGATATTCTGTCTGAACCTGGGCCATGGCGCACCGTTCTGATAACCGCCGGGAGATGGCATCGTGGTAATTGTGTTGGAGTATCCGCTCTCGCCCTGACTGTTGATCGCAGTGACAACAAAGTAATAGGCCGAACCGTTTGTGGCCCCGGTATAGGTGTAGGTGGTATTATTGCTGGAACCAACCTTCAGATACTGTCCCTGGGTTGTTGCAAGTGAGTTCATGACTGCGGCAGTTCCAACGGCCGGCGTAAACGAGTAGATATTATAACTCGTTGCACCTGCGGACACTTGCCAGGTCAGCGGGACCTGCGTATTGCCGATACTTGCGATCAGATTGGTCGGTGGATTTGGTTTTACAGAACCACTGTTAGAACTGCTGCTCGTTCCACTGCTGCAGTCAATAGTGCCGGCACTGATTGCAACCGACAGCAAAAACAATCCCAAACGCCATATATATCTCAATTTCTTAATTTCCATAATTTTCTCCTTTATTTATATTTTATTGAACGGAATCCTTATCACTTCTTTATTTAAGAGCGGACCGGTTGCGTTACGATTTCAGAACTCCTTCTATTCCTCTTATCTTATGAGGAAAGATAACGAAGTAAGAGTTTATCCCCGTGGAGGAATAAAAGGTTTTCTTATGACATCAGATTGCATAAGAGTTGTGTTGATTATAGAGAATGTTAAGCAGTCAAGTCTGGGAGCCGAACTGCTTGCCGTTAGTATTACCGTGTCATCAGAAGGATCGTCATCAATACCTTTCCCTCTGGAACGATGGGCAGACACGTACATACGTATATGCAGCTTCAGCCTGTTAAAAAGCCCCGTAAAAAAGGTATGGTTTGTTTTCTGGGACGAACAAACATGGTGAATTGCCGTAAGGGCGTCGTCATTAACCCCGTGCCCGGGGAAAAAGGCTAAAGCAGAGCAAACAGGTGGGGCGAACGGATGTTCTTCCCTGCCTTGCCTGTCTGAAGACAAGATATAAGTTTGCGGGAAAACGGACATAAGCCGTTGAGCAGCCGATGCATTTTTAATAAAAGAACTCGCTGTTGCTCCGGAGAGTACCAAAAAAAAGACTATCGGCAGATATTTTGTCCTATACAAGCGTTTCATAGAACAACCCTTCTTTATATCCTGTCTGAATGCACGTCAATGATCAAGGTCACAAATGTTCATAGGGTTTACCGGGGAATGCAATAATGGGGTTTACTTATTCCCGCGATTGCACAACCCTACTCATGCCCCCTGATAAGGGGGGGAAAGGGGGTTAAAACGAGATTTAAGTCTTCAGTCTGTTTACCCCGTTAGAAACTAAGTCAATGCAATATTTTGTCATTCCCGTGAAAACGGGAATCCAGTATTCTTTTCCCCTCTAATAAGAGGGGCAAGGGGCGTTATAATTTAAAACAAATGCTGTCCCTCATTTTTCAGTTACACCTGCTTGTTAACCTATTTCACCTTTCAAGGACTGAACCTGCGGTTCCTTTAACTCGTCTTCGGAATAGCTCAAGGTTTTTTCCACGAGCGCACCTGCGTACGCGCTTTGTAAAGCCTTTCTGTGAAGCCACCTTCGGTCAGGAATTGCTGTTCGAGGTTCTGAAGCTGCCGCCCAAGGAGATAGCTTGCCTGATTAACAAGACAAATCAGAGTGTTTGCGGCAACCTCCGGGTCAGAAGAGTCCGACAAGTCCGCCCTGTCAGACAAATTCTTTTTCCGGATCGCAAGCGCCTCCGGTGCATCCTTAGCCCAGATGTGCAAGCCGCGCTGACGGAGAAAAGCTTCAAAGTCCAGCAGCAGCTCCTCAAGGCTTGCCCGCGCAACGCCGGTCAACTTCAGTTCGGTCTTTTTTGAAGTGCCGCTCGCCATACTGCCCTCTGCAATGTTCTGCACGCCGCTGCGTGCAGCCTGCACCATCTGGTCATGCGTGCGCGAGCGCTTGTCGATAAAGCGGTTGCAAAAGGCCACGGTTGCATCATAGACCATCTCGGCAACCTGATAAGACCTCAGTTTCCGGTATCCGCCGTGCGGCGGGATAAGAGCAGGGAGATCGTTTTGATTAAACATCGTGGAGGTTCCTTTTTAGGTAGAATACGCCAACTGGGCGTATAAGTCAATATAACTATAGATTGCGAGGCTTGACGTTATAATAAAAAATGGTTCGTTATTTTATCCCCACGTCCGGGGGGAACACGTGGAAGAGTTTCAATCCTTGTTTTAATGGAACATGGTCTGAGAGATAAGCAAAGGACCGGCACTTTACCCCGTTAGAAAGCCCCACCATTTATGGTGGGGCCAAAATGATAATTGTTAAATTCCTTATAGAAAGGGCGTGGTTTAAAGCCACGTCCTTTCTAACGGGGTTTACTATGGCCAAAAGGAATAAAAAATCCCCTAAAAGCATCCCGTCAGGAAACCCTGATCCCGTTAACGTACCAGATAAGGTTGACTCATCTTAGAGGGTAAAAATAGTATAGCAGAGAAAAAGGTGAGGTCAAAATGCCCCGCGCGGCCTATTTCATATTTCAAGGACACACCATGCGGTTCCCTGTTGATTTGCTTCTCATGCCGCTTTCAGCGTCTTTATTTTTTTAAGTATTCTCTTGTTTTTATTCTGTTCAATCCAGAGGTCTACGGCTCTCTGCGCGTTCAGCCAGAATTCCGGCGTGTTCCCGAACAGGCGGGAAAGCCGCAACGCTATTGATGGGGTAAGAGCACGTCTTTCGCGGAGTAGCTCATTGATTGTTTGTCGGGACACTCTTATTTTAGCTGCCAAGGCCGCGGTAGAAAGACCATAATCCGGCATAAAATCCTTTGTCAGAATCTCACCGGGATGGGTCGGTTTTACCTTCCTTATACTAATGTTCTGTATGCTCATAACACACCTCCTTTCTTTAGTGATAGTCTATTATCTCAACATCATATGCATCTGCATCAGCAAAGCGAAAACATATTCTCCATTGATCATTTATCCTTATACTATATTGGCCTAAACGGTCGCCGCTGAGTTTTTCCAATTTATTACTTGGCGGTACCCTAAAATCTTCGATGCATGTCGCATAATCAAGATATTCCAGACGTCGCAAAGCCCTTTTTAAAATATCGCCCGGCAATCGCTTCGATTTACCGGATATATAGAGTTCACGAGTATGTTTGTCGGCAAACGTCTTAATCATGAACATATATGTAACGAGTCTCGTGACAGTTGTCAAGAGAAGTTTTATCTGTTGTTCATCCAATGTGATATGCTTTTGAAAAAGAGGAACAGATACCCGTTTTAAGAAATACAAAAAAGGGGGTAAATATTTCCGGGCTGATTGTCAATTGTCATTCCGGACTTGTTTTGTGCTCTCAAGGTGATGTAACATGATAATAATACGTGATGCTGAAATAAACTTGTCCTGATGAAGATCGGTGTTCAGCACGACGCTGCGCAGTGGTTTTCCGGCTTCCTTCAAAATCTGATAAGCAATGTCCTTGAATGAGTTCATGTTGTCCTTTCATAAGAAAAAACAGGTGGAACAAAACTACCAGAGCGAAAGAATTCTCTAATATTAGATGCAAGAGCTATAGAACCGCTACTATTCATCGAGAATTTTAGTTCTTTTTGAATCGTCAACTTTGTAAGCATCCTCGAAGCTATTGCTACACGTCCAATGTTTGTAGTCGTTTTGCCAATTTTGATTTTTTCTCTATATGGAAAGACGCCGCTATGTAAAAACTTATTCCTAAATCGAAACAATTCAACAACAAGCAATTCAATCTGATTATACGGTACATCTATATTCCATACAGCTACAAGTTCGAAAAAGAGATCATTTATGGGCTTGTATCTTTTAATAATTTTATTACTATAATCAGTACTGATACGAGGAGCGAGGCACTCAAGAACACTCGTAAGAAGTGCGACTTTGAGTTGAAGTGGACGTACATGTCTCACCTCGAGGTAAGTAAGTAATGCTGATTTTATCCTACGATTAACTGGTCGATGTCTGATTTTGCCATAAGCATCTGTTACGAACTTGGCAATAGATATAGAATCTTCGAGTTCATATGTGCATTCATTCGCTACAGGACAATGCATCTTCGTTGGAGAAGTGCCAACTTCTAAACCGCCGGCAAAAGACCACAAAGCCAAAATATCATCGAGCGAATTGCCATCTTTGAACCACATTGCTTTCTGTGATGACGATGTATTCTGAGTTGCATGGAATGTTACAATATGTCGTCCTTTTCGCGCACGATATGATCTACCTCCGCTCGAATCTCCAAGTGCCGGTAGTTCTTTTATTCGTTGCTCATATTCAGCCACACGCTTAAAGTGGTAACCACCAGCATCCCATTCTGGAATATCAGAGATACCATTATAAATTGGAATCTGTATAGTGTTCATTATCGTTTTAAATCTTCATTATTACTTAAAAAAGATGGAAGCCTCTTACAGAATTTATCTGCTATAGAAGTTTCGGTAATATTTATATGTAGATACAATTTTATCAGTTTTAGCATAGAGATCAAAACAGTATTTTTTGTCCCATTGCCATTGTCCCTTTTCATCCAGATTGAGAATCATAGCGGCATAGCCTTTGGGGGAGATATGAAACAAAAACAAAATTGATTGAAAATTATTCTGCTTAATTTGTGATAATTTATTTTGCAATGCTTCACGATCTTTATCAGATAAACCAGCACACTTTATAATTACAAATAAAACACGCCCTTTATAATCATGTTTTGAATCATCTAATTTCTTTAACACAACATCATAGAGGTCATCTTTTTTAATTACTTGGGTAAGCTCTATATTATACAATTCCTTTGCTAGGAATAGCTCCATACCGCTTTTATAAACATAATCTGGTTTACTACTGATAGGTAATCTACTAATTGTGAAATCATAACTTTCATCTTCGGGATAATAAACCCAATGCTCATAGCTTGAATCCCTTTCATTATAAAGCATCGCAGCAATACAACCAAAGCTGAGTTCATATTTTTTCTTATCATTTTGTTCAAGAGTGTACATACCTTTATTAACTACTGTCTCTAAATCAAGTTGACTTTGGGCAATATTATCCTTTTGTAAGGCTTCAAACCCTAAAGCTATAGCTTCTCTTAAAATGTCCTCGTACATTTTATTAGGAATTTTGGTAAAAAGACGGAGGGTAACATCGATTGTTTTTTTGTCGTCGTGAATATTTATTCTCTTATCTTCTTCCATAATTTTCCCCCCTCAATTATCTTCCTCTCCTCCTCTGTTATCCCGTACAACTCGTACGCCAGTTCATCTATCTGCTTGTCGGTGGTATCGATCTGGCGCTGGAGGACGGTCTTTTCATGGGCTGTTATAACTGTTGGCTGTTGTTTGTTGAGTGGTAGTATCATCATTTCCCCTTTTTCAGTCCGCTTTCTTGTATTTTCATTATGCTACCTTCTGTTAACCATAATTTAAAATATTTCTCGGTATGTTTTTGATCTATTTTTTGGGATATTCCACTTTTATTTAATAGATTTTCAAAAGATATTCCCTGCCTGGATAAATCAAGCAATGCCAAAGCTTTTATTGCAGCCTTATCGCATGTGCATAATATAAGTTCTTTCTGTTTTTGTAGCAGTACAAGTGCCTCTATCTCCCCGCCATGAAGGCTCTCCTGAACATTGTAGTCAAATTGCTCAATGAATTGTGCCAATTCTACCGGTAAACAGGCAAGCTCCTGAATGGTTTTACCAATCTCTTTCTCAAGTTCTATAGGATGTATTTTACCGCCGGTATCCTCGTAATAATATGCTTCCTTATGCAGGACTATTGAGGAAATATAGACCTCGTGCTTTTTGACTATAATTTCCCAAACACCTAACCTATGAAGGTCGATTATTACATCCGCATCAAGAAGCAGTAAAAGCAATAGAGTAATCCTCATTCTCGGTATAACCGTATTTCTTTACAAACGAGGAAATTTCACTGAATGGTTTATTAACATATTCGGCGAATTTTGCTTTCGATATCTTACCCATCTGCATTGCTTTAATGGCAAGGGTAATATACCGGGATGAAATATACGGCCTTTGATCTGCGATATTTGTTTGCCTCATTTCTTTATCGATTTTTCTAATACCTTCTTCTTGCACGCATTTCTCAACATCTTTTTTTCTTAAATGTCTAAGATTTACGAGTCTCCAAAGTAACGCATCAATAGAAACATCAAACTCTCTGGCAATCTCAACAAGGCTTAAATAGGTGATTTTGTTATCTATTAGCTTTTTGGAAAATTCCCTGCTTACTTCTTCAACAGGCAATAAAACAGCTGATGCAAACGCATCTGCCCATTGTTCTACTTTGCTTTTTCCGTCTTTTGATTTTGGATATATTTCCTCATCAGAGAATATTTCCCATGTAATAAGGTGAAAGAATTCGTGAGCAAGATCATAATTACGCCTCCATGGAGCATCGTTAGAATTTATAAGAATTGCCTTGCCAAAATCACTCGCTGTGGAGGCACCAGACCCGGTTATCCCTAAATCCAGATAAAGCACCAAAACATCTAAATCCTGTTCTAATTTGCGAGATATAACGTAAGCAGGCCTCCCTCCAAGATCCAAAATTTTCCTGTAGTATTCTGCCAGCTCTAAAACGTAACTGAAGCCACGATTTGTAAATTCTTGTTTATTCGGTGCTGGAACTGTGGCAATGGAGAGTGCTGTGTGTTCTTCATTTGTAAGTTCTAAAAGTTTTTTATAGTTTTGACATAGCGTAATAAATTGTCGTTCTACCTTTGTTTTATCTTCTGTTTGCTTAGGATCTCTCCATAATATTTTAGTATGTGAAGGTTCCGTCTTCCCGGACATAAAATAATTAATATCCCGTCCGTAGATTCCTGCCAATTTAGAAAGCTCCCAAACCTTTATGTCTCTTTGTCCTGATTCAATATTACTTAAAATTTGATAATTCTGGAAACCCATCTTTTGTGAAACCTCTTTTAATGTATAGCTGAGCGCCTCCCTCTCTTGTTTCAGCAAAAATGATATGCCTTTGACTTTCTCCATCCTTACCTCCTTCCTACCGTCTATACTAATATAAGAAATAATTATATTTATGTCAAATCAATTCAAAATTATATAATAATTTCTTATCCTTCAATTATCTTCCTCTCCTCCTCTGTTATCCCGTATAACTCATACACCAATTCATTTATTCCTTCTGATGTAATATGAAAGTCCAAGCCCATATCCTTATTATTGTTTACTGTGCCCATCCTTCTTTTCGTTCTCAATATCCACATTGCTTGTAGTTACGTTAGGAAAGTAAGCCGTCATCATCCCCATCAGTACGATCAAATAACAATAAGACTGAAAACAAATAAAGTCGCATAGCTCTGAATCTTTGATAACTTTTCCAACTGAATAGCCCAATCCCCCATTACTAAGGGGAACTAAGTTCCATTGTGAACTAATGGGATCGCCGTGCACAATATGACCGAAGGTTTCGCATAGTTGCTTTGCTGCTGTAATATCAATATCGCCGCCACCCATTGTTTCAATCATCTTTGCGAGACTTGGTCTCTCCCGAAACTGCCATCCCTTTTGCCAAACTCCGAGTTCATCACGATGAACGTGAAGATATGAGATAATGGCAGCGCACTCAATCAACGGCCGCATAAGTACTAAGGCGCCGAAAAGGTAGCCCTGTCGAATAAGCTCACGTATTGTTAAAGCAAGATTGATCCCTTGAGGAATAATTTGGCAAGCTGCTTATTGAAGTTCTGACAATTCAGTACGATGAGTATAAGCGACTATGTTTGCATTCGTTTCCAGACAAGTTATGATTACGTTGTCAAAATGAAAAACTGATTCTCTACCCATGTAGGGCTCATTTGATGGTAAATATACTGC
It includes:
- a CDS encoding PQQ-binding-like beta-propeller repeat protein; this translates as MEIKKLRYIWRLGLFLLSVAISAGTIDCSSGTSSSSNSGSVKPNPPTNLIASIGNTQVPLTWQVSAGATSYNIYSFTPAVGTAAVMNSLATTQGQYLKVGSSNNTTYTYTGATNGSAYYFVVTAINSQGESGYSNTITTMPSPGGYQNGAPWPRFRQNIQSTGLSSVDTGLTTGALKWSYTTGNGVYSSPAIGADGTIYVGSDDNYIHAINPDGTVKWTYPTGDDVESSPAIGTDGTIYAGSTDYSLYAINPNGTLKWSYPTPNSTAIQTSPAIGTDGTIY
- a CDS encoding four helix bundle suffix domain-containing protein, whose amino-acid sequence is MFNQNDLPALIPPHGGYRKLRSYQVAEMVYDATVAFCNRFIDKRSRTHDQMVQAARSGVQNIAEGSMASGTSKKTELKLTGVARASLEELLLDFEAFLRQRGLHIWAKDAPEALAIRKKNLSDRADLSDSSDPEVAANTLICLVNQASYLLGRQLQNLEQQFLTEGGFTERLYKARTQVRSWKKP
- a CDS encoding HigA family addiction module antitoxin translates to MSIQNISIRKVKPTHPGEILTKDFMPDYGLSTAALAAKIRVSRQTINELLRERRALTPSIALRLSRLFGNTPEFWLNAQRAVDLWIEQNKNKRILKKIKTLKAA
- a CDS encoding type II toxin-antitoxin system RelE/ParE family toxin; protein product: MIKTFADKHTRELYISGKSKRLPGDILKRALRRLEYLDYATCIEDFRVPPSNKLEKLSGDRLGQYSIRINDQWRICFRFADADAYDVEIIDYH
- a CDS encoding XRE family transcriptional regulator is translated as MEKVKGISFLLKQEREALSYTLKEVSQKMGFQNYQILSNIESGQRDIKVWELSKLAGIYGRDINYFMSGKTEPSHTKILWRDPKQTEDKTKVERQFITLCQNYKKLLELTNEEHTALSIATVPAPNKQEFTNRGFSYVLELAEYYRKILDLGGRPAYVISRKLEQDLDVLVLYLDLGITGSGASTASDFGKAILINSNDAPWRRNYDLAHEFFHLITWEIFSDEEIYPKSKDGKSKVEQWADAFASAVLLPVEEVSREFSKKLIDNKITYLSLVEIAREFDVSIDALLWRLVNLRHLRKKDVEKCVQEEGIRKIDKEMRQTNIADQRPYISSRYITLAIKAMQMGKISKAKFAEYVNKPFSEISSFVKKYGYTENEDYSIAFTAS